In Vanessa atalanta chromosome 19, ilVanAtal1.2, whole genome shotgun sequence, one DNA window encodes the following:
- the LOC125071558 gene encoding trypsin, alkaline C-like: MALIWLLSLALVGTASADYLQAYPSIVQVETIRPWGFWEQTCAASILNSRYVLSAASCFTASPSLHRIRAGAVFRNTSGIINYVDRVTNYPRVNFTNQVHDISVVRLASVLMYSSLIRQAAIPKPHTIIPNGIVLAQGGWGRSNYSYSLSVSQVRTVSASHCGVNQPANQTTFNSTSNVLCGILTQGFNVSNADGGSPWIFGNVTVGVVSGVDLGNSPWSGIIATPIAYFTNWILRTAV, translated from the exons ATGGCTCTCATCTGGTTATTGAGTCTCGCCCTCGTGG GTACAGCATCAGCTGACTATTTGCAAGCGTACCCTTCCATCGTGCAAGTAGAGACTATCAGGCCGTGGGGCTTCTGGGAGCAAACCTGCGCCGCGAGCATCCTCAACTCCAGATATGTGCTCTCTGCTGCCTCTTGTTTCACTGCATC ACCATCTTTACATCGTATCCGCGCTGGCGCTGTGTTCCGAAACACTAGTGGTATCATCAACTATGTCGACAGAGTGACCAACTACCCCAGAGTAAACTTTACCAACCAGGTTCACGACATCTCCGTAGTGAGACTAGCGTCGGTTCTTATGTACAGCTCTCTCATACGACAGGCTGCTATTCCAAAGCCGCATACAATTATCCCCAATGGAATAGTTTTGGCGCAAGGAGGTTGGGGTCGCAGCAAT TACTCATACTCTCTCAGCGTTTCTCAAGTAAGGACGGTCAGTGCTAGTCATTGCGGTGTCAACCAACCGGCCAACCAGACAACTTTCAACTCCACTTCTAACGTCCTCTGTGGAATTCTAACTCAAGGGTTCAACGTCTCCAACGCTGACGGTGGCAGTCCCTGGATCTTCGGCAACGTCACAGTGGGTGTCGTCAGTGGAGTCGACCTCGGAAACAGCCCGTGGTCTGGCATTATCGCTACCCCAATCGCTTATTTCACCAACTGGATCCTCAGAACCGCTGTAtaa
- the LOC125071557 gene encoding trypsin, alkaline C-like, with the protein MALIWLLSLALVGTASADYLQAYPSIVQVETIRSWGFWEQTCAASILNSRYVLSAASCFTASPSLHRIRAGAVFRNTSGIINYVDRVTNYPRVNFTNQVHDISVVRLASVLTYSSLIRQAAIPKPHTIIPNGIVLAQGGWGRSNYSYSLSVSQVRTVSASHCGVNQPANQTTFNSTSNVLCGIITQGFNVSNADGGSPWIFGNVTVGVVSGVDLGNSPWSGIIATPIAYFTNWILRTAV; encoded by the exons GTACAGCATCAGCTGACTATTTGCAAGCGTACCCTTCCATCGTGCAAGTAGAGACTATCAGATCGTGGGGCTTCTGGGAGCAAACCTGCGCCGCGAGCATCCTCAACTCCAGATATGTGCTCTCTGCTGCCTCTTGTTTCACTGCATC ACCATCTTTACATCGTATCCGCGCTGGCGCTGTGTTCCGAAACACTAGTGGTATCATCAACTATGTCGACAGAGTGACCAACTACCCCAGAGTAAACTTTACCAACCAGGTTCACGACATCTCCGTAGTGAGACTAGCGTCGGTTCTCACGTACAGCTCTCTCATACGACAGGCTGCTATTCCAAAGCCGCATACAATTATCCCCAATGGAATAGTTTTGGCGCAAGGAGGTTGGGGTCGCAGCAAT TACTCATACTCTCTCAGCGTTTCTCAAGTAAGGACGGTCAGTGCTAGTCATTGCGGTGTCAACCAACCGGCCAATCAGACAACTTTCAACTCCACTTCTAACGTCCTCTGTGGAATTATAACTCAAGGGTTCAACGTCTCCAACGCTGACGGTGGCAGTCCTTGGATCTTCGGCAACGTCACAGTGGGTGTCGTCAGTGGAGTCGACCTCGGAAACAGCCCGTGGTCTGGCATTATCGCTACCCCAATCGCTTATTTCACCAACTGGATCCTCAGAACCGCTGTATAA